Genomic segment of Mesotoga sp. UBA6090:
TCCTCTCGGAAGGAAGCCAAGAAAAGTGAAGTGACTTCCCGGAAAGCCACTGATCGCAAGCGCAGATGAAACGGCGCTGGGACCAGGGGCGATGTCGACTTCGAATCCTCGCTCGCGACAAACCCTAATAATTCGGGCTCCTGGATCCGAAATCACGGGCATTCCAGCATCACTAGAAAGAGCGATTTGCGCTCCCCCTTTTAAACGCTCAATCACGAACGGCACTCTTTCCTCCTGGTTATGCATGTTCAGAGAGACGACCTCTTTCTTGGATATTCCAAGAGCAGAGAGTAATGCCCTCATCCTCCTTGTATCTTCTGCGAGGATCACATCTGCAATTCCCAGTATCTTCCTGCCTCTCACTGTCATGTCATCCAGATTGCCAATTGGAGTTCCGACAATCCAGAGCTTCCCAGCATTTTCCGTCACTTTGAACCTCCGAGTGGGGACTTTGAGGCCATTCCAACTCTCCTTGGAAATTCTCGCGGTGTTTCAACTTCCTTCTCGTAGACTACCAAGAACCGAGCAGATCCGTCTGAAAGGCAATACTCCTTCTCTTGCGATAGTCTAAGTCCAAGCCTCTCTTCTGCAACACTTGCGAATCTTCTCTCCTCATTCCAACCAGGACCTTTGTAGAGAAAAATGCTGCCTCCAATCTTCACCAGCGGAGCCGCGAGCTCCATGGAAACATCACATCTTGCTACTGCTCTGAGAAAGGCCGAATCGAAACTCGCTCTTTCCTCGAGAGCAAATTCTTCCGCTCTGGCCGTCTTCACCGTAACATTACTTAGTTCCATCTCTCGAGCAAATCTTTCGATCTCTTGAGTCTTCTTTCCAATCGAATCCAGAAGCAGCCAACTTGATTTGGGGAAAACCGCTGCCAGCACTAGACCGGGAATCCCGCCGCCACTTCCTATATCCACACAACTGCCCATCAACATAGCGTTAGTAAATGGGATCAGAACATCTTCGAGGTGCACTGTCACTGCCCTTTCGAATATCCTCACAGATGTAAGATTATGGGGAGAAGAAATCATTAGCTCTATAAGCCTCCTGCATTTCGAGAGAAGAGACGGTTCAAACGATTCAAATGAGAACATTATGCCTCATTCCTTTTCGATGCAAGCGTATGCCTCATGGTTGTGAATTGACTCCTGACTGATCACTTCAACCCTGTACCAGTCGATACGATCATCCTCTTGAAGAAAGAGAACGACCTCTCGGGAAAGATCCTCTACAAACCGCGGGTTATCGTAAGAGTGTTCGGTAATATATTTCTCGTCTTCCCTTTTTAGAAGAGAATAGATTGGAGCGCTCGAAGACTTCTCGACGAACTCGATTATTTCTTCAATCCATACAAGAGAATTCATTCTGACGGAGACAAAGACTTCTGCCCTTTGATTGTGAGCTCCTCTGTCACTTATTTCCTTTGAACAGGGGCAGACGGTCATAACGGGAACCTTCACTCCAAGAATGAAATCAAATGCCCCATTCTTCATAGTATTGAAAGAGCATCCGAATGAACTGAAACTCTCACTGCCACTTACCGGAGCATTCTTCCTGATGAAATACGGAAACTCAACCTTAATGTGTGCAACATCCGCTTTAAGTGATTCTTTCATGTCATCAAGAATCGACTCCATATTCCTCGGGGTGATTTTTCTGTGGTGCCTTTCCAGAACTTCCACAAATCTAGACATGTGAGTACCCCGAAAATCCTTTGGCAGGTCAACAAAAAGGTCGAACTTCCCAACTGTCTGCTGTGTCCCGAATTTCCTGTCCAAAACAACTATGGGATACTCGATTGACTTTATCCCAACCATATTGATCTTTATGTTCCTCTTGTCCTTATCATTCTGAACGTCTCTCAAGATCTAACACCCCTTGAATCTGAAGTATCAAAGAGGTATAATCAGCTAAGTGGAGGCGTATCCTAATTGGCTAAGGAGCCGGTCTTGAAAATCGGTGGGGTTGACGCCCCTTGTGGGTTCGAGTCCCACCGCCTCCGCCAAAGCCGGGGGCTTCCCCGGTTATTTCTTTAGCGGACCGAAATCGGAAAAAGGCCATATTGTCAGCATTGGACTACCGATTATTGCCTCCTCAGGAACAAATCCAAAATACCTGCTGTCGAAGCTATTGGCAGAGTTATCTCCCATCATGAATCTGAAACCTTCTGGAACCGTAACTTTGACTTCTCCGGTTGCTGGATCCTGACTAATATACTCTTCCATTCCAAGAGGTCCCAGTACTTTATCATAGTACTCGGTGTATTCGATTAACCCCTTGTATGCCTGGTAAAGCCTGTAGTACGGCGAAAACCTGACTGAGGGATCGTCGGGATGAGCCAATCCGAAGTAGAACATCGGATCGTAGAATATTCCTTCCCTTACATACCGCCTTTCTTCCAGCGCAGGAGGGACATCTCCGTTGATGTAAAGCTGATAGACAGGATTCGCGGAAGTGTAATCTGGAGCTTTTCTAAGTTCCAGGATATCACCCGGTTTCCCGACCAACCGCTTAACATACTTCACATGACCCCTGTACTCGGCAGGGGAAAATAGGTCCATGAATTTATCAAAACTCCGCAGGTACTTCTGAGACTCGATATCTACATAAGGTGTCCAGAACACGACGATATCTCCATAATCCGGATCTCTATATTCGTAGGTGATTTTTTCCACGAATAGTCGAGCAGGAGGATTTATGGTGGGTATCATTGAACCTGTCGGAACCAGCATTGTCTCAAAAACAAACAAACGAATTATCGTACCAAAGACAACAGCATAAAGAATCGCCTTCCCCCACTCCTTAACTTCGTGGAGAAAGCGCGATTCCTTTTTGTTAGAAGCCTTTTCCGACTTTTTTGCTGACACTTAGCCTCAGTCCCTTTTCTCTTTTATCTTTACCTTACCCTTCACGTCCCTAATGTAGTAGATCTTCGCTCTTCTAACCTTTCCCCTTCTGAGAACTTCTATCTTCTCGAGAGACGGGCTTGTGAACGGAAATATTCTTTCAACTCCAATACCTGCCGCTCCAACTCTCCTAACGGTAAAAGACTTTCCGGTTCCACTGCCTCTGATTCCCATAACAATACCCTCAAAGGCCTGTATCCTTTCTTT
This window contains:
- the rplS gene encoding 50S ribosomal protein L19, with amino-acid sequence MDQYIRSLENEHLRDDLPKMGPGDTVRVSVRIKEGNKERIQAFEGIVMGIRGSGTGKSFTVRRVGAAGIGVERIFPFTSPSLEKIEVLRRGKVRRAKIYYIRDVKGKVKIKEKRD
- the lepB gene encoding signal peptidase I; protein product: MSAKKSEKASNKKESRFLHEVKEWGKAILYAVVFGTIIRLFVFETMLVPTGSMIPTINPPARLFVEKITYEYRDPDYGDIVVFWTPYVDIESQKYLRSFDKFMDLFSPAEYRGHVKYVKRLVGKPGDILELRKAPDYTSANPVYQLYINGDVPPALEERRYVREGIFYDPMFYFGLAHPDDPSVRFSPYYRLYQAYKGLIEYTEYYDKVLGPLGMEEYISQDPATGEVKVTVPEGFRFMMGDNSANSFDSRYFGFVPEEAIIGSPMLTIWPFSDFGPLKK
- the folE2 gene encoding GTP cyclohydrolase FolE2 encodes the protein MRDVQNDKDKRNIKINMVGIKSIEYPIVVLDRKFGTQQTVGKFDLFVDLPKDFRGTHMSRFVEVLERHHRKITPRNMESILDDMKESLKADVAHIKVEFPYFIRKNAPVSGSESFSSFGCSFNTMKNGAFDFILGVKVPVMTVCPCSKEISDRGAHNQRAEVFVSVRMNSLVWIEEIIEFVEKSSSAPIYSLLKREDEKYITEHSYDNPRFVEDLSREVVLFLQEDDRIDWYRVEVISQESIHNHEAYACIEKE
- a CDS encoding 16S rRNA (guanine(527)-N(7))-methyltransferase RsmG, whose translation is MFSFESFEPSLLSKCRRLIELMISSPHNLTSVRIFERAVTVHLEDVLIPFTNAMLMGSCVDIGSGGGIPGLVLAAVFPKSSWLLLDSIGKKTQEIERFAREMELSNVTVKTARAEEFALEERASFDSAFLRAVARCDVSMELAAPLVKIGGSIFLYKGPGWNEERRFASVAEERLGLRLSQEKEYCLSDGSARFLVVYEKEVETPREFPRRVGMASKSPLGGSK
- the rsmI gene encoding 16S rRNA (cytidine(1402)-2'-O)-methyltransferase translates to MTENAGKLWIVGTPIGNLDDMTVRGRKILGIADVILAEDTRRMRALLSALGISKKEVVSLNMHNQEERVPFVIERLKGGAQIALSSDAGMPVISDPGARIIRVCRERGFEVDIAPGPSAVSSALAISGFPGSHFTFLGFLPRGKNRRRIFRKIAQGLYSDSVIVFFESPFRLTETLRDLLEIVGDREVFVGREMTKLFQESFFGKVSDSIDRFGACEVKGEITVVLSGRVGQDA